ggacggagcggccagtctatttccttattttacaacgccgttattaattgttcggtttttttccccacttattccaccgaacaccgaaagtgtttttttggcattttcggccgaacaatttcggttaccgaacaatcggtgcatcactatttatttgtatagcacaattcaacacaaggtaattcaaagtgctttacatcaacattaaaagcggcaagacacaattaaaacataaataacaagtaaaatgaaataaaatgataagaaaagaggtaaaataatagaaagcacaagttgttaaaaagtaagggcagtagagtacagcaggtaaacaTCACATTCTTAatatggcaagaattacatttctatacggtcaaaacgtacaaagaccgggtcaaatacagtattacaaaagtaatctgtaacaattcgtacggtgaattaaaccaattagacaattctatgccacaatgcctgtttccaggtcttatttcacgcAACTGACGGGAATTTGCATGCCTTTTCAGACAGCAGTTCAGGGGGTATTGAGGCTGTGGGGTTTGTCAGTCTgtctaccacagaaaacagtgtgcgagcattattactgtttctatcgACAATCTCTGAAATATGTGATtgccttgcattcttcagtttctgattatagttgcgaagactctctttataaatgttgtaatataCCTGGAGTTTGtttgtactttttttccccatttatgcaTGTTGACTTTTATATTTGACTTTTCCTTCACTGTAAATCATCTGTTATGTTATGTTGCCCTTTTAatatgcttttctttcttccctacAGCAggctccatatatatatatatatatatatatatatatagagagagagagagagattgagattttgtgtttattttttccaccatttcccatttttttctCTATTGAATATTTATTACATTTCGTTAACTGGAAAGACAACAATTGCCGGGAAAGAATTCCTTGTACGCTTCTACGTACTTGgcaaataaagctgattctgattctactTCAGATTCAGGTCTTTCAACGCTGTAACACTTTACAGCAATCAcactattattattagttataCTGCTCTGGCTTGActtactaatactaatactagtaAAGAGGATATGGCTGTAAGTCCCTTTGACCTCTACAATCAGTAATCATTATGATGCAATCACAGGTCCAAGAGTTGACAAACGGTTGTCTTACAGAGGGAAGTCAGTCTGACAGAAAGCATAGGTTACTATATTTAAGTGCACTGTACTGTTTAACTAAGGTTTTGCTTCAAATAATGTTTGCTGTCCCCcgaaatatgttatatttttttaaattatatcagAGTCCAAATTTCAGTTGACAACAACAGCTCAACATAGAGAAACTTTCCTGCAGCTTTaatgtttcctttccttttgccgctggttaaaaaaaaaaaacacaattgggTATAAACACAAGATAAATACACATATTGTAGATAGTTTACATACCCTGATTAACTATGTGATTTAAAACTCTTAAATAattgaaacataaatataatgacACCTTTAGAACAAAAACCTATTACTATTTTTCCCCCAGATAATTTGATCGTGTTTTTTCCCAACCATAATAGGAGCCTGAAATTAGTGTAAATCATCATTAGTCCAGCAAGTAGTCTCATAATGTGCGTAAACAAAAACTTGAATTTCCACAGAGCCCAATATCAGGATACACAGCCTACCTGAACGTTATTAGTGTTTTATTCATACTACACACCTATTCTACATCCTCAGTGACTAACATTATTACCCCAAGAAAGCACTCATCCTGTAACGTATTCTTATGTCATTATGCAATCAAGCAAGTGGCTGCACAGCTTTCCAGGAAAGAACATAAATGCATTATAATATAGTCGTATTACTGTACTAAATAGTGTGAAAATAAAGGCTTAGCCGGATGTCATTGTTTTAGGTATTTGGCTGCTGAACCACTAttttccctatgaagctcccagacccctgaggttcatctggatctggtttgttgtgtgtcccaagaaccagaaccaagcaaggtgaggcagcgttcagttattctgctcctcaccggtggaacaaacttcctgtagacctgaggtctgctccaactgtcagctcctttaaatcaggcctaaaaacattactgtttactcaagcgtactcttaaattaaatacttacctgctgtactctactgcccttatttttaacaacttgtgctttttattattttaccttttttcttatcattttattggttatttactgtttaattgtgtcttcctgcttttaatgttgatgcaaagcattttgaattaccctgcgttgaattgtgctatacgaataaactttccttgccttaaattaaatacttacctgctgtactctactgcccttactttttaaacacttgtgctttttattattttacctcttttcttataattgtatttaattacatttttatttactgtttaattgtgtcttgctgcttttaatgttgatgtaaagcactttgaattaccttgtgttgaattgtgctatataaataaacttgcctattTACCTTCGTTTGTCACAAAGCTGTCTGAAAGATAAGATTTCTGACACTGTTACACGAAAATAATGACAAATGTTTAGCCTGTTAAGTATCAACAAAAACCTTGAGGCTTCAAAATCTGAACATGAAAACAAGGCTGGAGCCCTTTAACCCCAGTGTTTGTAACACATAAATATGTTTTTAGAGTTCACTATACAAGTTAAGTTGTTTGAATGAATAGTAAATCATTAAACTGGGCAGCTGTAACCATGTTAAGAGGGTTTTCACCTCCAGGGTGTATGTATTCCATGTGGCGGTGAAGTTGTCCATAGCTTCAGTCGCTGTCTGCTCGTCCATATTCAGCTCCTGACACAACGTCTCCAAACTCCTCCGGACTGAATTCTCCTCCATCCTCCCCGACTCTGAATCCGACGACTCTTCGCCCCGCATTCACGACACTTGACGGCGGCAGTTTCAACTTTAAAAGCCCCCTCTGTGTTTGGTGTTTAacaccaaaacaacccaaacaTACAACAACAACTGCGCCCCCACGAGTCCCGCAGGCTTCCGCTAGCAATCCCCACAATGCAGCGCGTTGGCGCGAAAACTTCGCcactctgaccaatcagagccgAGCAAGGAGTCGCCCCGCCCCTCGTCTCTCAGCCAACGGTTACCAAGCAACCGCCGTCTCACCCCCCACAACTTTAACTATTAatgaaatagttaaaaaaatattttacctaATCTTCAGACGTTTCAGAccaataaaaattaaaacaaattttACTTTGCTAGCTGTTTAAAATTTTGACATTATATTACATTCATCAGTtatagtcagtactcgagttgtaaaaaaaaaatcagggggggatggtggattttatcatatggggaaagataatttgtgctgattagaaataatataatatattacaaataatagcactgaccaaaacacctgtagaaatactgcaggaatgacatagcagcagttaaatgcagccttctgtaagctttaaatatccactgggcttacatcaaatactgtacatcaaaacacaacaataaaaaacagttttccgaatttatcaatatgactctgtccttcacaggataagtaaaatggatcactgcaaaaactcaaaatcttaacaagaatagttgtcttatttctagttaaaatgtccattttagtaaaaaaatctcattacacttaaaacaagactcatcactggaaaaaaaatgtcacctgtttcaagtagattttcacttaaaataagtagaaaaatctgccagtggaacaagatttgtttgcttgtaatgagaagataaatcttgtcccacaggcagattttcctacttatttcaagtgaaaatctacttgaaacaggtgaaaattgtcaaatatgttatttttctggtgatgactctaaatgttgaaatagcagtaaaaccacattcattgatgaaatgacataagggatggaaaggggggatggcagttttacaggggggatgattttgaccgtttttatttcaggggggatgccatctccccctcatcccccctcatcccccctcaactccagtactggttatagttgctatttatatatttataattcaCATAAGTTTAAAGAAATCCtcaaaatagaaataatttaaacacattttatttattttacttcaaatttcaacaaatatatattaaactttaaaccaatgtttattcaaattTTACAGTTTGTAAATAAAGTTGTCCCAAGAGACAACTTGGCAACATTTTCTTTTGCAACTAATCGGCAATATATTCCCAATATGAATCAAATGAATAGGTGGCGATCTCTTAGACTTTTTAAAAACACTGTAAACCAGACGGTCCCCGTTTGTTCCCGTATGTTGTGACAATACAAAGGGTATCCTCTAGAGGGCAGTAATATGTCATCACACTGTTCCTATAAATTCACTATAATAAAGTAAATACTGCATATTggcaactgtttttatttttgtattactTTTATTGCTTGATCACACAGTGGAAAAACAAGTACATTCCAAAAGTATACAAAGAAGAAATGCAAAGTATGCAAAGAAGAAATATGATATGAAGAATATGTTTTGAATTACTCCTGAATCATTTTTCTAAGTACCATAAACAATCGGTATCCCCTTCTGTTCATGTTCACTTTATTTATCAGATAAGCTAAATTATTCTGACATAGTATTATTACAGAAACCAGTCTCTAATGTGATTTTCAAATAATTGTCAGgattataatattattacattCTTATAAACCTACTACAGATCAAACAGACATTAATACAGCAGAGTAGCACAGTGTCTGCTGAACTATTGATATAATTGATCTATTCAAAATAGATGCAGCAGCCAGCTACATCATACCCACCATAGCAACAGTTTGCATTACTTATTATTCTTTTCTTCTATGTTAAAATTAACTTATATTCTGATTATCTGAAACAAAGGTTACTGATAAAGCCCTGCATGCACCCCCACACATTAAGAGGCAAGTGTTTGGAAATCATTACAGAAGGATCAGCGTGTGTTTTCTCTCAGTGGATGCTGTATCTGGAGTTATCTCTGGTCTCAGTCGTCTTTATCAGCAGCTTTGGAGCaggagagctgctgctgctgtgataACCGTTACTGCTTTTAGAACCTGCAGACaaacagagagagaaacagagagaggaaGGTGGCGTGAGGAAAAGAATGAAACACAAACTCTGGATATACTGTAACTGTCCTGTCCTAAAGTTTTGCTGCTAAATTAGTAAATCCCCCTCTGATCAGAGTGTTTAGATTTGTTCATTTTTCGTTGGAAGAAGTTTGAACAGCTTTAGTATTTATGCATCTTATAATATTCCCTTTAGGTTTGTTACTTACTGTAGTTGGAGATGGCCTGGATGTTCAGGATGGACTGATGTCCAAGTCTGAGGAAAAAACGATAAAAAAGGAACAATAATTCAAGCTGGTTGTTTTTGTGCCTTCTTGGGTCACTGTAACTTTGCAGACTTCTTATATCGCAGAGACAAGAGAAATTAATGTTAATCAGTAATAAACATTCTATGCATTTTCTAGGATTTTTAAGAGACTCGTACATTTGTGTCTCTGACTGAAAATACAAGTAAACtggtaaatgcatgtatttttgGGGAAATTTGGAAATAATCTGACCTGTTCTCCTTtagattattattgttgttgtaaaGTCTTcatcaattatttatttatctatagatttattcattttttccccGCCAGGTGATTGTAACACCttgtccagatgtttcacaatGTTTACCAGATTCAGCAGATCCAGTTGCTGCAACTCAGCTGGTTTTATTCCCATTCTCACAGAATTTTGCATCAATTGTTTCAGCAAAAGTTTTTTTCACCCAAGAATAGAAAACCTCCCCAGAATATTGAGGGCAAGAAGACTAACTACTTCTGCCTCTTCCTTCACCTTCACTGTAAAAACAGCACCTCTAAAAATAATCATAATAGTCTATAAATGTAGtcaaaattgtattattttaagaaAACATATATTTGCCCATTGgggtaataacatttttattaaCTAGAATTCATAAAACCAGCAAACTGGTCTAAAATAGTCTTCAAATTTTCTTGGaacaagtttttatttcttacttagagatgagtttttggAGTGTTGCACGTCTTGTCCACTATTTAATGCACCTCGTCAGTGATTTCAATGATTACAGCAAATAATTGTAGTGAAAATAGCTATAACTGTTCTTAATAAATGTCTTCTGGTAAATCTATTACAGCGTTTGGCTGCTCAATTTCCCAAAATACAGTAATGGATATGTAAATATTTAAATGAGGCGATGCTTTCGGCAGAGGTTGGGGTATACTGGGGTTCTCCAGATGGGTCATTTCAGAACTTTTAAAtggatttgtattcttttttcttttatctcccttttttggggggtccttttctgtttattttgctgttgtatTGATCCACTGCTGTCCCTAGGTGGAGACATTGTTACTGTGTATTGTCttatgttgtattgttgtgattgtggccatggtggcaatgaagtttcccctttggggattattaaagttgaatcctatcctatcctatcctGCTTACCTTTCGTCAGACTCACAACTAAAACTTTGGAAATATTTTCAAATAATGTTTTAACAAAAcaaggggtcaggaccaggactagGACCATTTCATCAACCTCTCCAcgggcggggcttcagggggggctgggggtggtactttttttttgtggcaccacttggttcacATTAGGTAgaaagcattgtataatatgctgtactgagattttcacactcacagttaacattaaaacaaaaattgcaagtgaatctccaaatgtattttgggtaaaatcgttcatcatcaacagccgtctatcaacgtcatacATAATCATCGATCAACAGAGCACAGTAgtcctacagcctaaacatgagcgggagttataaacacaaaagtggagcgataaaacgcaaagaaaaagaaaaaggggagcaagaaaaagccaaattgcccaagctagacacatattttgttcgccctaatcctcctcctgtgggagatgaaccaGACATTATTAGCACAGATTCATCCCCGGGCCCCCGAGCGAGTTTGCGGAGCGCAAAGTTCGCCGAGTACCCTTCAAGTAGTGGTGAGTAGGCCACAATACTTCAAATTGAATTTGAACTTGTATATGAATTTATGGGCCGCCGTGCCAATTTTActacactactactactactactactactggtgGCTATCTGTGGTGCTGAACTCCTACAAGTGCGTTGAATTTGTGTCTGAAATGTATGCGTTTTATTAGGCTATGGTTTTGTTGTTCTTGTGGTTGTTCTTGTGGTTCATGTTATATAATTATATGAAGTGGGTTTCCGCTATCTGTGGTGCTGATAAATACAATCAAACGCTTTGGATTGTGTGTCAAATAGCGTGGCTTCAGGTGGCTGCTGGCTTTTGTGCGATGAATAACTTTCTGGGATAGATGTATAAAGTCCGAAAATTataattgattaaaaaaaggtcAACAAAACAGGTTTCAAAATTCAAATTACCCTTTGTAGAAATGAAATCTTAAATATTTcaccttttcctttctttcaaacattttttaaactgTGTTCCTGCACAGGATCACACACACCTGAGTCATAGGGGCCGACATTCAATTATATGTTACCCTGCTGCAAGTAAACATAATTATTCTgaaaaattgtattattattttaacaaatttGAGAATTATCTTTCACAATCTCTAATAGGCTACGTTCTGCTCTTACATCTGGTAATGCTTGTAAGCCCCGTTGTTGGGCATGTATAGGCTATGTTAATGAGACGGGTATTTTGGCAGCCTGACGAGAGGCTCCAGGTTGCAAAGGGCCCGGtcatatgccccgccccccggcccgGCTCTCATATGTACCGCTACTGGACCTCCCCTGCCCCACctgtcctcctctccctccaacAGCTTCCTGTAGGTGGCGATCTCAATGTCCAAAGCCAGTTTCAGGTTCATCAAGTCCTGCAGGTGAAGAGAATGAGACATTTACATATCGCTCTTTCCAGGCTAGTCCTTGccacagttttttattttccacattTCCATCCATGACGCGTCCTTGATCACCTGGTATTCTCGTAGTTGTCTGGCCATGTCCTGCTTGGCTCTCTGCAGAGCGTCCTCCAGGTCCCTGGTCCGGGCTTTGGCTTCTTTCACGGCCAGTTCCCCGCGTTCCTCAGCTTCAGCCAGCTGGTTCTCCAGGCTGGCCCGCTAAAATTGAcggacacacacatgcaaaatgaGCAAAATCAGCGGAAATATATCTGAACTATATTCCTCCTGAAATTCATGTGACTTGTTTGTACCTGCGCCTTCACGGCCTCTATCTCGCTCTGCAGGCGGCCGATCAGCCGATTGACCTCAGCGACCTCTCCTTTGACAATTCGGAGCTCGTCTCCAAACTGGCTGGCCTGCACTGACATTTGGTCAAACTGCAAACAGAGGAACGATGACTACTATGTGCGCAAAAACAGACCTTTGTAGGTTTTCATGAGAATCACCTTAATTACAATAATTGTGTGTCTATTTCATATCTTTACCAAGCAGCTGGCCCGTTTGTCACGCTCCCTCAGCCTAACCTTGTTCTTGTACCAGGCCTCCGCCTCCTCTCGGCTGCGGGCTGCGATCTCCTCGTACTGAGCTTTGACTTCAACTACGATCTGCTCCATGTTGAGGCTGCGACTGTTGTCCATCTGCACCACCACTGAGGTGTCTTTGATGCTGGCCTGCAGCTCGCGCAGCTCCTGCTCCGGGTGGGAGGAATGAAACAGATGAACACATCATTTCCATAAGTTCCAAGCCAAATGAAAAAGGCACATTTAATTttatgcataataaaaaaagattaaaactgATTAGTAACGAAATTAAATTAGACAGGCAGGTGATAATTCCTTGAACACTTACATAGTTCGGACTATTCATTGGTTTGGTGAGACAGTGTGcgaaaaaatatgtttctttCTACTAAAGAGTAAAAGTTTTGGGGAGTCTTGCCATATTAATAAAATTTGATTCCAATGTTTGAAGTTGACTTTCAGGCGACAAA
This genomic window from Cololabis saira isolate AMF1-May2022 chromosome 8, fColSai1.1, whole genome shotgun sequence contains:
- the si:dkey-222f2.1 gene encoding keratin, type II cytoskeletal 8 isoform X1 yields the protein MSLSRSKRISSSSSVRSSSASRRLSGFGPGQGGFSGVSLSSSSLYAGTNGHHHGLGASLTSLSVNKSLLSPLNLEIDPNLSLSRAHEKEQIKSLNNRFASFIDKVCFLEQQNKMLETKLELLQGQGVSRSNVEPLFEAYMAGLRRQMDLVNNDKIKLDGELRNMQGLVEDYKHKYEDEINKRNNLENDFVILKKDVDSAYLVKADLEDKVGALTDEINFLRNIYEEELRELQASIKDTSVVVQMDNSRSLNMEQIVVEVKAQYEEIAARSREEAEAWYKNKVRLRERDKRASCLFDQMSVQASQFGDELRIVKGEVAEVNRLIGRLQSEIEAVKAQRASLENQLAEAEERGELAVKEAKARTRDLEDALQRAKQDMARQLREYQDLMNLKLALDIEIATYRKLLEGEEDRLGHQSILNIQAISNYSSKSSNGYHSSSSSPAPKLLIKTTETRDNSRYSIH